The following proteins are encoded in a genomic region of Neoarius graeffei isolate fNeoGra1 chromosome 6, fNeoGra1.pri, whole genome shotgun sequence:
- the rbm7 gene encoding RNA-binding protein 7: protein MGIADEADRTLFVGNLDSQVTEELLFELFLQAGPVIKVKIPKDNDGNSKQFAFVNFKHEVSVPYSMNLLGGIRLYGRQLNLQYRAGSSHINQEGKSPANSQNPSPANTPTHRGARYDRTPDQMSSPSYSPPESLQRSFSVPENLQKQVVMNNMWQMQQLASYFQPGVLQHQQQFRVGFNSPWPNDSPTHSSQRYAHQQDGGGHYGREQRHRRDGQRADFHQHEGRNRDYPPDRRRDSRDGRWRRY, encoded by the exons ATGGGCATAGCAGATGAAGCAGACCGGACTCTATTTGTGGGTAACTTGGACTCTCAAGTCACAGAAGAGCTTTTATTTGAGCTGTTTTTACAG GCTGGGCCTGTGATCAAAGTAAAAATCCCGAAGGACAACGACGGGAATTCAAAGCAGTTCGCCTTCGTGAACTTTAAACATGAGGTTTCGGTCCCTTATAGCATGAACCTGCTTGGCGGCATCCGACTTTACGGAAGGCAGCTCAACCTGCAGTACAGAGCAG GCAGCAGTCATATTAATCAGGAGGGAAAAAGCCCTGCAAACTCTCAGAACCCCAGCCCAGCGAACACACCCACTCACCGTGGTGCTAG GTATGACAGGACTCCAGACCAGATGAGCTCTCCATCTTACTCTCCTCCTGAGAGCTTGCAGAGATCTTTCTCTGTACCAGAGAATCTTCAGAAGCAAGTAGtg ATGAACAACATGTGGCAGATGCAGCAGTTGGCCAGTTATTTTCAGCCTGGCGTACTTCAGCATCAGCAACAGTTCAGAGTTGGCTTCAATAGCCCCTGGCCAAACGACAGCCCCACCCACTCAAGCCAACGGTACGCCCACCAGCAAGACGGCGGTGGTCACTATGGCCGCGAGCAGCGGCACCGGAGAGACGGCCAGAGAGCTGACTTCCACCAGCACGAAGGCCGAAACCGAGATTATCCACCTGACAGACGCAGAGACTCGAGAGACGGACGCTGGAGGCGATACTGA